A single region of the Aurantiacibacter sp. MUD11 genome encodes:
- a CDS encoding FAD-binding oxidoreductase: MDTTQKFLDAAAALLGERGFTTDTDLVTPWLTDWRGRFTGKALGLASPASTQEVSALVKLCGEFGVPIVPQGGNSGMSGGATPDETGKAIVLSLRRMDAVRSFDVDARQITCEAGVILQTLHDTVEAKDLRFPLTLGGKGSATVGGLISTNAGGTQVLRHGSMRAQVLGLEAVMADGTVFDSLRPLKKDNRGFDLKQLLIGSEGTLGIVTAATLRLLPALADRAVLWAGLGDIRDARKLLLHAEKVAGDALEGFEVMPRHSLEAVLAHSPRARAPLQDGHEWNALIELTADAGNADGLPALAQKLLESAFEAGLVADATIAANETQAEEFWALRDEIAPAERAIGPAMQHDISVPVQDMAEFVAAAVPKVEAAFPGTRAVAFGHLGDGNVHFHVLAPSEATPGEWEENDGKAISAFVHDEVTAWNGSISAEHGIGQLKRDELGRLGDPAQLAIMRQVKQALDPAGLLNPGKLVPLETSGETL, encoded by the coding sequence ATGGATACGACGCAGAAATTCCTCGATGCCGCCGCAGCTCTGCTGGGCGAGCGCGGCTTCACCACCGACACCGACCTTGTCACCCCATGGCTGACCGACTGGCGCGGACGTTTCACCGGCAAGGCGCTGGGCCTCGCCTCGCCGGCCAGCACGCAGGAAGTCTCCGCGCTGGTTAAGCTGTGCGGCGAATTCGGCGTGCCGATCGTCCCGCAAGGCGGCAACAGCGGCATGTCCGGCGGGGCAACGCCCGACGAGACCGGCAAGGCCATCGTGCTCTCGCTGCGACGGATGGACGCGGTGCGCAGCTTCGATGTCGATGCCCGCCAGATCACCTGCGAGGCGGGCGTTATCCTGCAAACGCTGCACGACACCGTGGAGGCAAAGGACCTGCGGTTCCCCCTGACGCTGGGCGGCAAGGGTTCGGCCACGGTCGGCGGGCTGATCTCCACCAATGCCGGGGGCACACAGGTGCTGCGCCACGGCTCCATGCGCGCGCAGGTGCTGGGGCTGGAAGCGGTGATGGCCGACGGCACCGTGTTCGATTCGCTCCGCCCGCTGAAGAAGGACAATCGCGGGTTCGACCTGAAGCAGCTGCTGATCGGCTCCGAAGGCACGCTGGGCATCGTGACGGCCGCCACGCTGCGCCTCCTGCCTGCGCTGGCGGACCGGGCCGTGCTGTGGGCCGGACTTGGCGACATCCGCGACGCCCGCAAGCTGCTGCTACATGCAGAGAAGGTCGCCGGCGATGCGCTGGAGGGCTTCGAGGTGATGCCGCGGCATTCGCTGGAGGCGGTGCTGGCGCACAGCCCGCGAGCGCGGGCGCCATTGCAGGACGGGCACGAGTGGAACGCGCTCATCGAGCTGACCGCCGATGCCGGCAACGCCGACGGGCTGCCCGCCCTCGCCCAGAAGCTGCTGGAAAGCGCCTTCGAGGCCGGACTGGTCGCCGATGCCACCATCGCCGCCAACGAAACGCAGGCGGAGGAATTCTGGGCCCTGCGCGACGAGATCGCCCCCGCCGAACGCGCTATCGGCCCGGCCATGCAGCACGATATCTCCGTGCCCGTGCAGGACATGGCGGAATTCGTCGCCGCTGCCGTGCCCAAGGTTGAGGCGGCCTTCCCGGGCACTCGTGCCGTCGCCTTCGGGCACCTTGGCGACGGCAATGTGCATTTTCACGTGCTCGCCCCCAGCGAAGCGACGCCGGGCGAGTGGGAAGAGAATGACGGCAAGGCCATCAGCGCCTTCGTGCATGACGAGGTGACGGCCTGGAACGGATCGATCAGCGCAGAGCACGGGATCGGACAGCTGAAGCGCGATGAACTGGGCCGGCTGGGCGATCCCGCGCAGCTTGCCATCATGCGCCAGGTGAAGCAGGCGCTGGACCCTGCCGGACTGCTCAACCCGGGCAAGCTGGTCCCGCTTGAAACCAGTGGCGAGACACTTTAA
- a CDS encoding DEAD/DEAH box helicase, with product MTTFADLGLSPELLKAVEAAGYTEPTPIQAEAIPAVLMMKDMIGIAQTGTGKTASFVLPMIDVLASGRRRALMPRSLILEPTRELAAQVAENFEKYGKNHDLKMALLIGGVQMGDQVKALNEGVDVLIATPGRLMDLFERGKIMLSACELVVIDEADRMLDMGFIPDIEFICDKLPDQRQTLLFSATMPPPIEKLAKKFLDNPKRIEVSRAASTNENITAFKIPVKTREKRETLRWLLRNDLVETAIIFANRKTTVRELNQSLQRHGFASGEIHGDIDQNQRNKELQRFKDGEINILVASDVAARGLDIKGVSHVFNFDTPWHPDDYVHRIGRTGRAGAKGRAFTFVAPEDAEAIENVEKLTGAEIPVFGKKDVRVELPKAQPKQDKRDDDEADEREEKPKRSRSKRSEEPREERKPRREKREDRPRREKRDEPRQSRRRDQDDDPVPAGEWNGPKPDFLGVGFD from the coding sequence TTGACCACTTTCGCCGACCTCGGCCTCTCGCCTGAATTGCTCAAAGCCGTGGAAGCGGCCGGCTATACCGAGCCGACTCCGATCCAGGCGGAAGCCATTCCGGCGGTGCTGATGATGAAGGACATGATCGGCATTGCCCAGACCGGTACGGGCAAGACGGCCAGCTTCGTGCTGCCGATGATCGACGTGCTCGCCAGCGGCCGCCGCCGTGCGCTGATGCCGCGTTCGCTGATCCTCGAGCCGACCCGTGAACTGGCTGCCCAGGTGGCGGAGAACTTCGAGAAGTACGGCAAGAACCACGACCTCAAGATGGCGCTGCTGATTGGCGGCGTGCAGATGGGCGACCAGGTCAAGGCGCTGAACGAGGGCGTCGACGTGCTGATCGCCACGCCGGGTCGCCTGATGGACCTGTTCGAGCGCGGCAAGATCATGCTTTCGGCATGCGAGCTGGTGGTAATCGACGAAGCCGACCGCATGCTCGACATGGGCTTCATCCCCGATATCGAATTTATCTGCGACAAGCTGCCCGACCAGCGCCAGACGCTGCTGTTCTCGGCCACCATGCCGCCGCCGATCGAGAAGCTGGCGAAGAAGTTCCTCGACAACCCGAAGCGGATCGAGGTGAGCCGCGCGGCCTCCACCAACGAGAACATCACCGCCTTCAAGATCCCGGTGAAGACCCGCGAGAAGCGCGAGACGCTGCGCTGGCTGCTGCGCAACGACCTGGTCGAAACCGCCATCATCTTCGCCAACCGCAAGACGACCGTGCGCGAGCTCAACCAGAGCCTGCAGCGCCACGGCTTCGCCTCGGGCGAAATTCACGGCGACATCGACCAGAACCAGCGCAACAAGGAATTGCAGCGCTTCAAGGACGGCGAGATCAACATCCTCGTCGCTTCCGACGTCGCCGCACGCGGGCTGGACATCAAGGGCGTCAGCCACGTCTTCAACTTCGATACGCCGTGGCACCCCGACGATTATGTCCACCGCATCGGCCGCACCGGTCGCGCCGGGGCCAAGGGCCGCGCCTTCACCTTCGTCGCGCCCGAAGATGCCGAAGCCATCGAGAACGTCGAGAAGCTGACCGGGGCGGAAATCCCCGTGTTCGGCAAGAAGGACGTGCGCGTCGAATTGCCCAAGGCCCAGCCGAAGCAGGACAAGCGCGACGACGACGAGGCCGATGAGCGCGAGGAAAAGCCCAAGCGCTCGCGTTCGAAGCGCAGCGAGGAGCCGCGCGAAGAGCGCAAGCCGCGCCGCGAGAAGCGCGAGGACAGGCCGCGCCGCGAAAAGCGTGACGAGCCGCGCCAGTCCCGCCGCCGTGACCAGGACGACGATCCGGTGCCGGCAGGCGAGTGGAATGGGCCCAAGCCGGACTTCCTCGGCGTCGGCTTCGACTGA
- a CDS encoding OmpA family protein: protein MRFMSTKPAALALCAALAMPATAGLSAQELEATSANPPINVVGSLPADLSGLEVGPELDGFISARTGRQVQVTGTDGSTQQVFIADTTDIKARGGFLGLGRTELGAEALLNGLPVTVKTVHWEGGLVASEIRFSNEDLETATMIRSGTNQRFAANEAMIDENADNIEINAAATEALRGRVANIDQYNIRGTTNVYFDTGRHNLSPAAQRELCAAAAEAEQMDNALLLVVGYTDDVGDYDYNQQLSERRAGGVVNYLQQQCGWAPWRMLTPTGMAEADPAADNTTAAGRAQNRRVSVNILVSKAVDGV, encoded by the coding sequence ATGCGTTTCATGTCCACCAAGCCCGCAGCGCTGGCCCTGTGCGCCGCATTGGCGATGCCCGCCACCGCCGGCCTTTCGGCGCAGGAGCTGGAGGCCACTTCCGCCAACCCGCCGATCAACGTCGTCGGCTCGCTGCCGGCTGACCTGTCGGGCCTCGAAGTCGGTCCGGAACTGGATGGCTTCATCTCGGCGCGCACCGGTCGCCAGGTGCAGGTGACCGGCACCGACGGCAGCACCCAGCAGGTGTTCATCGCCGACACGACCGACATCAAGGCGCGCGGCGGCTTCCTCGGCTTGGGTCGTACCGAACTGGGCGCCGAAGCCCTGCTCAACGGCCTGCCGGTGACGGTGAAGACCGTGCACTGGGAAGGTGGCCTCGTCGCCAGCGAGATCCGTTTCTCCAACGAAGATCTCGAAACCGCGACGATGATCCGCAGCGGCACCAACCAGCGCTTCGCCGCCAATGAAGCGATGATCGACGAGAACGCCGACAACATCGAGATCAACGCCGCCGCCACCGAGGCGCTGCGTGGCCGTGTCGCCAACATCGACCAGTACAACATCCGCGGCACCACCAATGTCTATTTCGACACCGGGCGCCATAACCTGAGCCCGGCTGCCCAGCGCGAACTGTGCGCGGCTGCCGCCGAGGCCGAACAGATGGACAACGCCCTGCTGCTGGTGGTCGGCTACACCGACGATGTCGGCGACTATGATTACAACCAGCAGCTGAGCGAGCGCCGCGCGGGTGGCGTCGTGAACTACCTGCAGCAGCAGTGCGGCTGGGCCCCGTGGCGCATGCTGACGCCGACGGGCATGGCCGAAGCCGACCCGGCTGCGGACAATACCACCGCCGCCGGCCGCGCCCAGAACCGCCGCGTGTCGGTCAACATCCTCGTCAGCAAGGCTGTCGACGGCGTGTAA
- a CDS encoding ATP-dependent helicase — MPAATTPEWLSHLNAPQREAVLTTEGPVLMLAGAGTGKTAALTHRLAHIVRERLAWPSEILCVTFTNKAAREMRERVARLTGGALEGMPWLGTFHSICAKMLRRHAELVGLQSNFTIIDTDDQLRLLKTLIRDNDLDEKRWPPRQLAGLIDSWKNRGLNPGDLTAVDNESYANGRGQEMYRIYQERLKSLNACDFGDLLLHMLNILRQHADVLKAYQSRFKYILVDEYQDTNAVQYLWLRLLAQERKNICVVGDDDQSIYSWRGAEVANILRFDKDFPKAKVVRLEQNYRSTPQILAAASGLIESNSQRLGKTLWTELPEGPKVRVVGVWDAPEEARRVGEEIERLEREGLSLEQVAILVRAQYQTREFEDRFIQIGLNYRIIGGFRFYERAEIRDALAYLRVIEQPADDLAFERIYNQPKRGLGSKTLEKMHQHARRTGQPLAAAALELADSDELPARARNTIAALMKQFVDWREMSEAVTPADLLRAVLEESGYDAMLKADRSAESAGRADNLVELARAMEDYETLGDFLEHVSLVMDNDANDGEEKVTIMTMHAAKGLEFDHVFLPGWEEGVFPSQRSLDEGGLASLEEERRLAYVAITRARRRCTILHAANRRIYGQWTSSIPSRFIEELPEEHIEQETSMTGGKSLWQANWSESEDPFAHVSRDRPERSQARGPGWQRALATGYETKQVRLKEPGRSAASFAAKPRTDIELGARVFHEKFGYGEVIGQEGNKLEIDFDKAGTKRVIDSFVKLA; from the coding sequence CTGCCTGCCGCCACCACACCCGAGTGGCTGTCGCACCTCAACGCACCACAGCGCGAGGCGGTGCTGACGACCGAGGGGCCGGTGCTGATGCTGGCAGGTGCGGGCACGGGCAAGACCGCCGCCCTTACGCATCGCCTGGCGCACATCGTGCGCGAGCGGCTGGCCTGGCCCAGCGAGATCCTCTGCGTCACCTTCACCAACAAGGCCGCGCGCGAGATGCGCGAACGCGTCGCCAGGCTGACGGGCGGCGCGCTGGAGGGGATGCCGTGGCTCGGCACCTTCCACTCGATCTGCGCCAAAATGCTGCGCCGCCATGCGGAACTGGTGGGGCTGCAAAGCAACTTCACTATCATCGACACCGATGACCAGTTGCGGCTGCTCAAGACGCTGATCCGCGACAACGACCTTGACGAAAAGCGCTGGCCGCCGCGCCAGCTGGCCGGGCTGATCGACAGCTGGAAGAACCGCGGCCTCAATCCCGGCGACCTGACCGCCGTCGATAACGAGAGCTATGCCAACGGCCGCGGGCAGGAAATGTACCGAATCTACCAGGAGCGTCTGAAAAGCCTGAATGCCTGCGATTTCGGCGACCTGCTGCTGCACATGCTCAACATATTGCGCCAGCACGCCGACGTGCTGAAGGCCTACCAGAGCCGGTTCAAGTACATCCTCGTCGACGAATACCAGGACACCAACGCCGTGCAGTACCTGTGGCTGCGGCTGCTGGCGCAGGAGCGCAAGAACATCTGCGTGGTGGGGGATGACGACCAGTCGATCTATTCCTGGCGCGGGGCGGAGGTGGCCAACATCCTGCGCTTCGACAAGGATTTCCCGAAGGCCAAGGTGGTGCGGCTGGAGCAGAATTATCGCTCCACTCCGCAGATCCTCGCCGCCGCCAGCGGGCTGATCGAAAGCAATTCGCAGCGCCTCGGCAAGACGCTGTGGACCGAGCTGCCCGAGGGCCCGAAGGTGCGCGTGGTCGGCGTATGGGACGCGCCCGAGGAAGCCCGCCGCGTGGGCGAGGAGATCGAGCGGCTGGAGCGCGAGGGCCTTAGCCTCGAACAGGTCGCCATTCTCGTGCGCGCGCAATACCAGACGCGCGAGTTCGAGGACCGCTTCATCCAGATCGGCCTCAACTACCGCATTATCGGCGGTTTCCGCTTCTACGAGCGCGCCGAAATTCGCGACGCGCTCGCCTACCTTCGGGTGATCGAGCAGCCGGCAGACGACCTCGCCTTCGAGCGCATCTACAACCAGCCCAAGCGCGGGCTTGGTTCGAAGACACTCGAGAAGATGCACCAGCACGCGCGCCGCACCGGCCAGCCGCTCGCCGCAGCCGCGCTGGAACTGGCCGACAGCGACGAGCTGCCCGCCCGCGCACGCAACACCATTGCCGCGTTGATGAAGCAGTTTGTCGACTGGCGCGAGATGAGCGAGGCGGTGACCCCCGCCGACCTGCTGCGCGCGGTGCTGGAGGAATCGGGCTACGACGCCATGCTCAAGGCCGATCGCTCCGCCGAGAGCGCCGGGCGCGCGGACAACCTCGTCGAGCTCGCCCGCGCGATGGAGGACTACGAGACGCTGGGCGATTTCCTCGAACACGTCAGCCTGGTGATGGACAACGACGCCAACGACGGCGAGGAAAAGGTCACCATCATGACCATGCACGCCGCCAAGGGGCTGGAATTCGACCACGTCTTCCTGCCCGGCTGGGAGGAAGGCGTGTTCCCGTCGCAGCGTTCGCTCGATGAAGGCGGCCTCGCCAGCCTGGAGGAGGAACGGCGCCTCGCGTATGTCGCGATCACGCGCGCGCGCCGTCGCTGCACCATCCTGCATGCCGCCAACCGCCGCATCTACGGCCAGTGGACCAGTTCCATCCCCAGCCGCTTCATCGAGGAACTGCCCGAAGAGCATATCGAGCAGGAGACCAGCATGACCGGCGGCAAGTCGCTGTGGCAGGCCAACTGGTCCGAGAGCGAAGACCCCTTCGCGCACGTCTCGCGCGATCGGCCCGAGCGTTCACAGGCGCGCGGCCCCGGCTGGCAGCGCGCACTCGCGACCGGCTACGAGACCAAGCAGGTGCGCCTGAAGGAACCCGGCCGCAGCGCCGCCAGCTTTGCCGCCAAGCCGCGCACCGACATCGAACTGGGCGCCCGCGTGTTCCACGAGAAGTTCGGCTACGGCGAAGTGATCGGCCAGGAAGGCAACAAGCTGGAAATCGACTTCGATAAGGCCGGCACCAAGCGGGTGATCGACAGCTTCGTGAAGCTGGCCTGA
- the rsmD gene encoding 16S rRNA (guanine(966)-N(2))-methyltransferase RsmD, whose protein sequence is MRIIAGEWKRRQLRAPAGDATRPTADRTRETLFSMLTSRLGSFEGLKVADMFAGSGALGLEALSRGAASCLFVEQDAAAVRALRQNIASLRAQQRCDVQVTSVMSVGPAKAPLDLIMLDPPYGTNAGAVAIDRLNRLGWIGPATWVALEVGAKDDVQLKALEIETERKTGPAKLVLARLPET, encoded by the coding sequence GTGAGGATCATCGCGGGCGAATGGAAGCGCCGACAGCTACGCGCACCTGCAGGCGATGCCACGCGCCCGACGGCGGATCGCACGCGCGAAACGCTGTTCTCCATGCTCACCAGCCGGCTCGGCTCCTTCGAAGGGCTGAAGGTCGCGGACATGTTCGCTGGCAGCGGCGCGCTGGGGCTGGAGGCGCTCAGTCGCGGCGCGGCAAGCTGCCTGTTCGTGGAGCAGGACGCCGCCGCCGTGCGTGCCTTGCGGCAGAACATCGCCTCGCTTCGCGCGCAGCAGCGCTGCGACGTGCAAGTTACGTCGGTCATGTCGGTTGGCCCGGCCAAGGCCCCGCTCGACCTGATCATGCTTGATCCGCCCTACGGCACAAATGCCGGTGCCGTGGCCATCGACCGGCTCAACCGGCTGGGCTGGATCGGCCCGGCGACCTGGGTCGCGCTGGAGGTCGGCGCCAAGGACGACGTCCAGCTCAAGGCGCTGGAAATCGAAACCGAGCGCAAGACCGGCCCGGCCAAGCTGGTGCTGGCGCGGCTGCCCGAAACCTAG
- a CDS encoding pseudouridine synthase: MSNDERPEGDRIAKLLARAGVASRREVERMIADKRIKIGDELVTTPATFLTSLKGVTVDGKPVAKPERTRLFAFHKPTGLLTAERDFSGRPTIYTALRNALPKGTPRLMPVGRLDMNTEGLLLLTNDGEFKRLLELPSSEIPRTYRARTFGEITQEQLETLIEGVEIDGMRYDRIDANLERRTGQNQWIELTLTEGKNREVRRVLEHFGLKVNRLIRTAYGPFGLADLPRGAAQEIRKEDVERFRSSLKQGRGQ, translated from the coding sequence ATGTCGAATGATGAACGTCCCGAAGGCGACCGCATCGCCAAATTGCTTGCCCGCGCAGGTGTCGCCAGCCGCCGCGAGGTTGAGCGCATGATCGCCGACAAGCGGATCAAGATCGGGGACGAGCTGGTGACCACGCCGGCCACCTTCCTCACCAGCCTCAAGGGCGTGACGGTGGACGGCAAGCCCGTCGCCAAGCCCGAGCGAACCCGCTTGTTCGCCTTCCACAAGCCCACCGGCCTACTGACGGCAGAGCGCGATTTTTCCGGTCGCCCGACGATCTACACCGCGCTGCGCAACGCCTTGCCCAAGGGCACGCCGCGCCTGATGCCGGTCGGTCGGCTGGACATGAATACCGAGGGCCTGTTGCTGCTGACCAACGACGGCGAGTTCAAGCGGCTGCTGGAACTGCCTTCCTCCGAAATCCCGCGCACCTATCGCGCGCGCACCTTCGGCGAGATCACGCAGGAACAGCTGGAAACGCTGATCGAAGGCGTGGAGATCGACGGCATGCGGTACGACCGAATCGACGCCAACCTGGAACGGCGCACCGGCCAGAACCAGTGGATCGAACTGACGCTGACCGAAGGCAAGAACCGCGAAGTCCGCCGTGTGCTCGAACACTTCGGCCTCAAGGTGAACCGCCTGATCCGCACCGCCTACGGCCCCTTCGGCCTTGCAGACCTGCCGCGCGGCGCGGCCCAGGAAATCCGCAAGGAAGACGTCGAACGCTTCCGCTCCTCGCTGAAGCAGGGGCGCGGCCAGTGA